The Chryseobacterium nakagawai genome has a segment encoding these proteins:
- a CDS encoding PepSY-associated TM helix domain-containing protein has product MRKKQHHKKKISPTKKWSAKLHLWFGLSVGIIVFIVSLTGTLYVFKDEVQNSLRKEAIYVKQNEINKKPLSIEILREKVSLELNEKYPVSSVEIPLDKSKSYRFLYYDKSKKGWNYFQQVLINKQVYVNQYTGEILAVYNEKYDVFNILKYIHWGLLLNSEWGPYVTGIPTVLFIIMLITGIILWWPKNKNARKGRFWFNWENVKNWKRKNYDLHNVLGFYASFIALIMSVTGIYFAYPYVKNTFNLTLSGYWEQPKEKEIKSPDSLMVKNNEVFDIAAFQTEKLYAGSSSFRITLNGKNKKGKELKNLPVTVYGQDGRFSERNLLTFDKYSGKLLANKPHHKLKAAEKYANANYDVHTGSYFGLFGKIIWFIAGLICTSLPVTGFLVWWGKRKKQGKKI; this is encoded by the coding sequence ATGAGAAAAAAGCAACACCATAAAAAGAAAATTTCTCCAACGAAGAAATGGTCTGCCAAACTGCATTTGTGGTTTGGTTTGTCAGTTGGTATCATTGTATTCATAGTCTCTCTTACAGGGACTTTGTACGTTTTTAAAGATGAAGTACAAAATAGCCTTCGTAAAGAAGCCATCTATGTAAAACAGAATGAAATCAATAAAAAACCCTTATCCATCGAAATTCTTCGTGAAAAAGTAAGTCTGGAGCTTAACGAGAAATATCCTGTGAGCTCAGTTGAAATCCCTTTGGATAAAAGTAAATCCTATCGCTTTTTATACTATGATAAGAGTAAGAAAGGATGGAACTATTTTCAACAGGTTCTTATCAATAAGCAGGTGTATGTCAATCAGTATACCGGAGAAATTCTTGCTGTTTACAATGAAAAGTATGATGTATTTAATATTCTGAAGTATATCCATTGGGGACTTTTACTGAATTCAGAATGGGGCCCTTATGTAACGGGAATTCCAACAGTACTATTTATTATCATGCTGATAACCGGAATTATTCTATGGTGGCCAAAAAATAAAAATGCAAGAAAAGGAAGGTTCTGGTTCAACTGGGAAAATGTAAAAAACTGGAAACGCAAAAATTATGATCTTCATAATGTATTAGGATTCTATGCCTCATTTATTGCCTTAATAATGAGTGTAACAGGAATTTACTTTGCCTATCCTTATGTAAAAAACACTTTTAATCTTACCCTATCCGGTTATTGGGAGCAGCCAAAAGAAAAGGAAATCAAATCTCCGGATTCACTGATGGTAAAGAATAATGAAGTTTTTGATATTGCAGCCTTCCAGACAGAAAAACTATATGCAGGATCATCCAGTTTCAGAATTACTTTAAATGGAAAAAATAAAAAAGGAAAGGAGCTCAAAAATCTTCCGGTTACTGTGTATGGTCAGGATGGAAGATTCAGTGAAAGAAACCTGCTTACTTTCGATAAATACTCAGGAAAACTACTAGCCAATAAGCCTCATCACAAACTCAAAGCCGCAGAAAAATATGCGAATGCCAATTATGATGTCCACACCGGATCTTATTTCGGACTGTTTGGAAAAATCATCTGGTTTATCGCAGGACTTATCTGCACCTCACTCCCTGTAACCGGATTTTTGGTCTGGTGGGGAAAAAGAAAGAAACAAGGAAAGAAAATATAA
- a CDS encoding TonB-dependent siderophore receptor has translation MKKLTVGAALLTSMLSFAQEKDTIKSNNIEEVVVNGRYYKKYVEKQGSSSLRLDEALIKIPQNISIITNKALEDQQVTTLSDGVLRNVAGAQRLEHWGDMYTRVNMRGSRAAAFMNGVNVTSTWGPLSEDMSYVDHIEFIKGPSGFLMSNGEPSGIYNIVTKKPTGNALNGTARVTLGSFNMYRGEADIDTKVTDKVAFRLNLMAQNKNSFRDYEFNDRYIINPSIKVDLSDKTTLTAEYIYQKAKMSEVGSAYVFSFQGYKAKPVNYTLTDPGIDPTKVDNNTINVNLQHKFNENWKLTSQLTYVNEYTMGSDLWPSMFEGNYMIRRLNYWEADNTMKFGQVFLNGLVKTGPVSHKILAGLDLGSKKYMADWSQGYNLDMYNANGDYDPVNNTEKDYKYWYNIDTSNYDINTLNNQSYSGPNNTAAYKPFDKTKPLSVRAGSGSTIDQRYTGLYLQDELGFFDDALRLTLAARYTNVKEVNYGVKSEANRITPRIGLSYSINQNMSAYALYDQSFVPQAGLFRNGTTASPLTGDNIEVGFKKDWFAGKWNTTLSIYNINKNNEITGDPNLTDNPNGKYSILLGKTRVQGVEFDLKGEIVKGFNAIFNYAFTENKFTETTARAQKGDRVPGYAKHTANGWLNYTFSNNILEGFGLSFGGTYMADRSSWDWGSPNTLQMADYVKFDAGASWENSKFRVNLNVFNIFNRYLYSGSPYAGYYYYQADAPRNFRISIGYKF, from the coding sequence ATGAAAAAACTGACGGTAGGAGCTGCATTACTAACATCAATGTTAAGTTTTGCACAAGAAAAGGACACTATTAAATCTAACAATATTGAAGAAGTAGTGGTTAACGGAAGATATTATAAGAAATATGTAGAAAAACAGGGATCTTCGTCTCTTCGTCTGGATGAAGCCCTTATTAAAATACCTCAGAACATCTCCATTATCACCAACAAAGCTCTAGAAGATCAACAGGTTACAACTTTAAGTGATGGTGTACTAAGAAACGTTGCCGGAGCTCAAAGGTTAGAGCACTGGGGAGATATGTATACCAGAGTGAATATGAGAGGATCCAGAGCTGCCGCTTTCATGAACGGTGTAAACGTAACTTCAACCTGGGGCCCATTAAGTGAAGATATGAGCTACGTAGATCATATTGAATTTATCAAAGGTCCATCCGGATTCCTAATGTCTAATGGAGAACCAAGCGGTATTTATAACATTGTTACTAAAAAACCTACAGGAAACGCTCTGAACGGAACGGCAAGAGTAACCCTAGGAAGTTTCAATATGTACAGAGGTGAAGCAGATATTGATACTAAGGTCACTGACAAAGTAGCATTCAGGCTGAACTTAATGGCGCAGAACAAAAATAGCTTCAGAGACTATGAATTTAATGATCGATATATTATCAATCCTTCGATTAAAGTAGATCTTAGTGATAAAACTACTTTAACAGCGGAATATATTTATCAAAAGGCAAAAATGTCTGAAGTAGGTTCTGCTTATGTATTCAGTTTTCAAGGATATAAAGCAAAGCCAGTTAACTATACGCTTACAGATCCTGGTATTGACCCAACAAAAGTTGATAACAATACCATCAACGTTAATTTACAACATAAATTTAATGAAAATTGGAAATTAACTTCTCAATTGACTTATGTGAATGAATATACAATGGGAAGTGATCTTTGGCCAAGTATGTTTGAAGGTAATTATATGATTCGTCGTTTGAATTATTGGGAAGCTGATAATACAATGAAATTTGGTCAGGTTTTCTTAAATGGACTTGTAAAAACAGGACCTGTTTCTCACAAGATCTTAGCTGGTCTTGATTTGGGAAGCAAAAAATATATGGCAGATTGGTCACAGGGTTACAATTTAGATATGTACAACGCCAATGGTGACTATGATCCGGTAAATAATACAGAAAAAGACTATAAATACTGGTATAATATAGATACCAGCAATTATGACATTAACACTCTTAATAACCAATCTTATTCAGGACCTAATAACACCGCAGCATACAAGCCTTTTGATAAAACCAAACCTCTCTCTGTAAGAGCTGGATCTGGAAGCACCATAGATCAAAGATATACTGGTTTATACTTACAAGATGAATTAGGATTCTTTGATGATGCATTAAGACTTACATTAGCCGCTCGTTACACTAATGTAAAAGAAGTTAATTATGGAGTAAAATCTGAAGCCAACAGAATTACACCTCGTATTGGTTTAAGCTATTCAATTAATCAAAATATGTCTGCGTACGCCTTGTATGATCAGTCATTTGTCCCACAAGCTGGATTATTCAGAAATGGGACAACAGCTTCTCCTTTAACAGGTGACAATATTGAAGTTGGTTTCAAGAAAGACTGGTTTGCCGGGAAATGGAACACAACGCTTTCAATATATAATATCAATAAAAATAATGAAATTACAGGAGATCCCAACCTTACTGATAATCCGAATGGAAAATATTCTATTCTATTAGGAAAAACAAGAGTTCAGGGAGTAGAATTTGATCTTAAAGGGGAAATCGTAAAGGGTTTCAATGCTATCTTTAACTATGCATTCACTGAGAATAAATTTACGGAAACTACTGCCAGAGCGCAAAAAGGAGACAGGGTTCCTGGTTATGCAAAACATACTGCAAACGGATGGCTTAATTATACATTTAGCAATAATATTCTTGAAGGCTTTGGATTAAGCTTCGGCGGAACGTATATGGCTGATAGAAGTAGTTGGGATTGGGGAAGCCCAAACACTCTGCAGATGGCAGATTATGTAAAGTTTGATGCGGGAGCTTCATGGGAAAATTCAAAATTCAGAGTTAACCTGAATGTATTTAATATCTTCAACAGATATTTATACTCAGGTTCACCATATGCAGGCTATTATTATTACCAGGCAGATGCCCCTAGAAACTTCAGAATATCAATCGGATACAAATTTTAA
- a CDS encoding TonB-dependent siderophore receptor, whose translation MKKLILGAAFLSGTLALAQKKDSIHSKNIEEVIINSILKKDSEYTNKMPLKAIENPQSYSTVDKIFFENQMIYSVDDAYRNVTGIQKMWSATNRAGDGGAYISLRGFTSNNSLRNGLVAPVTTSIDAVNVEKLEVLKGPSGTLFGSNVTSYGGVINRVTKKPYDKFEGNISLIGGSYNYYRAQTDINTPVTNDKKLMFRLNAAYTNSGTFQKTDAKNSYTAFAPSLLYKVNDKLSLSLDYEMFDTRANPEQSFFYLKKNPGYAGDPYTNVDNMKDVEKLGLDYKQSYTGKGLYTTSKVRNILGQINYQIDEHIKSSTNVSTAYTFSNGYNPYFAVTVNPADNNLYVKRADQSTDNSKKTYFQIQQNFNFDYKFGNDMRNRTVVGFDYMSIKNRLHYVYFTQGFLNPDVPTSGYDYAGTFNSDTLAQAYQNLPKSTYDQIDDQNTYSGYISNVFTPIDGLNIMASVRYESNNFKGGKLWINDIKPYNQSAFSPKFGVVYQIIKDKFSVFGNYQNSFKSNGYIFTDAGVDPILSDPERANQFEGGFKGSIFKGRVNATLSYYNIKVKNSLVTTGYSGINALQTQAGQLKSEGVELEVNAYLLKGLSLVGGISYNDSKYLESDPATKGRRPGTAGSPWLASIYASYQILEGSLKGFGFGLGGNYANANAILNNNILDANKNITGGKDVFILPSYLVLNASAFYDTKKFRIGVKVDNFTNQHYWVGFTTANPQTLINALGSFTYKF comes from the coding sequence ATGAAGAAATTAATTTTAGGTGCAGCTTTCCTATCAGGCACTCTTGCTCTGGCACAGAAAAAAGACAGCATACATTCTAAAAATATAGAAGAGGTTATTATTAATTCCATTTTGAAAAAAGACTCGGAATATACCAATAAAATGCCCTTAAAGGCTATTGAGAATCCTCAATCCTATTCTACTGTAGATAAAATATTTTTTGAAAATCAAATGATATATTCTGTAGATGATGCTTACAGAAATGTAACAGGTATTCAAAAAATGTGGAGTGCCACAAACAGAGCGGGAGATGGTGGAGCATATATCTCTTTAAGAGGTTTTACCTCCAACAACTCTTTAAGGAATGGTCTGGTTGCTCCGGTTACAACTTCTATTGACGCTGTAAATGTAGAAAAGCTTGAAGTATTGAAAGGACCATCCGGAACATTATTTGGTAGTAATGTTACCTCTTACGGGGGAGTAATTAACAGAGTTACCAAAAAACCTTATGATAAATTCGAAGGAAACATTTCATTAATTGGAGGAAGTTACAATTATTACAGAGCACAGACTGATATTAATACGCCTGTAACTAATGATAAAAAATTAATGTTCCGTTTAAATGCGGCCTATACAAACAGCGGAACTTTCCAGAAAACTGATGCTAAAAATTCATATACTGCTTTTGCTCCTTCATTGCTATATAAAGTTAATGATAAGTTGAGCCTAAGCCTGGATTATGAAATGTTTGATACAAGAGCAAATCCTGAGCAGTCTTTCTTCTATCTTAAAAAGAATCCGGGCTATGCGGGAGATCCATATACCAATGTTGATAATATGAAGGATGTGGAAAAATTAGGATTAGATTACAAGCAGTCGTACACAGGAAAAGGTCTTTATACGACATCAAAAGTAAGAAACATTTTGGGGCAGATTAATTATCAGATTGACGAGCATATCAAATCTTCAACAAATGTAAGCACGGCCTATACTTTCTCAAACGGTTACAATCCGTATTTTGCTGTGACTGTAAACCCGGCAGACAATAATTTGTATGTAAAAAGAGCAGATCAGTCAACAGATAACAGCAAAAAAACCTATTTCCAGATTCAGCAGAACTTTAATTTCGACTATAAGTTTGGTAACGATATGCGTAACAGAACTGTGGTTGGGTTCGATTATATGTCTATTAAAAACAGACTGCATTATGTGTATTTTACACAAGGCTTTTTAAATCCTGACGTTCCTACAAGCGGCTATGATTATGCAGGTACATTTAATTCTGATACGCTAGCTCAGGCATATCAAAACCTACCAAAAAGCACTTATGATCAGATTGATGATCAGAATACCTATAGCGGTTATATTTCCAATGTATTTACGCCAATCGATGGATTAAATATTATGGCTTCTGTTCGATATGAAAGTAATAATTTCAAAGGCGGAAAACTGTGGATCAATGATATAAAACCATATAATCAATCTGCATTTTCACCTAAATTTGGGGTAGTTTATCAAATTATAAAAGATAAATTCTCTGTTTTCGGAAATTATCAGAACAGTTTCAAAAGTAACGGATACATATTTACAGATGCTGGTGTAGATCCTATTCTGTCAGATCCGGAAAGAGCTAACCAGTTTGAAGGTGGTTTTAAAGGAAGCATTTTCAAAGGTAGAGTAAATGCAACATTAAGCTATTACAATATCAAAGTAAAAAATTCTTTAGTTACAACAGGATATTCAGGAATAAATGCTCTTCAAACGCAAGCCGGTCAACTGAAAAGTGAAGGGGTAGAATTAGAAGTAAATGCCTATTTATTAAAAGGATTATCACTAGTAGGAGGTATTAGCTACAATGATTCAAAATATTTAGAGTCTGATCCGGCAACAAAAGGAAGAAGACCTGGAACTGCAGGTTCACCTTGGTTAGCAAGTATCTATGCAAGTTATCAGATTCTGGAAGGAAGCTTAAAAGGTTTTGGATTTGGTCTGGGCGGAAATTATGCTAACGCTAATGCAATTTTGAATAATAATATTCTGGATGCCAATAAAAATATTACAGGAGGAAAAGATGTTTTTATCCTTCCTAGCTATTTAGTACTTAATGCAAGTGCTTTTTATGATACTAAAAAGTTCAGAATCGGGGTAAAGGTTGATAATTTTACAAACCAGCATTATTGGGTAGGATTTACAACAGCGAATCCTCAGACACTTATCAACGCTTTGGGAAGTTTCACTTATAAATTTTAA
- a CDS encoding PepSY-associated TM helix domain-containing protein, producing MKLKTAKRWFNWHKWTSLICTVFLLYLCVTGLPLIFHEEIEHLLEDNKEALAQNHEKLSLDKLVKIAESKYPGEKARFVFWDENEKNKVLFDIVDQPNAPYEKSKYLVLNEYTGEVLGAPRTDGLMNIILKLHTDMFLGIPGKLFLGLMGMLFIISIVSGIVLYGPIMKKYDFGMVRKNKSKRLKWLDTHNLLGIAITAWMVVVGFTGVINTLSDVIVGLWQQGQLAEMTAPYKNQKPLTGHFSSLEDAKKAAENTIKDMKVSIIAYPGTDFTSKHHYAVFMRGNTELTSKLLKPVLIDAKTGTVTDSRDMPWYVNALFISEPLHFGNYGGMILKVVWTVFDVFTILVLITGLYLWIARRKSEKQQMKLMTPKNTGR from the coding sequence ATGAAGCTAAAAACTGCTAAACGCTGGTTTAATTGGCATAAATGGACAAGCCTTATCTGTACCGTTTTTCTACTGTATCTCTGTGTAACAGGTTTACCGTTGATCTTTCACGAAGAAATTGAACATCTTTTAGAAGACAACAAAGAAGCCTTAGCTCAAAATCATGAAAAACTGAGCTTAGATAAACTTGTAAAAATTGCTGAGTCCAAATATCCGGGAGAGAAGGCTAGATTTGTCTTCTGGGATGAAAATGAAAAAAACAAAGTTCTTTTTGATATTGTTGATCAGCCCAATGCTCCTTACGAAAAAAGTAAATACTTAGTTTTGAATGAATATACCGGCGAAGTTTTAGGAGCTCCCAGGACGGACGGTTTAATGAATATCATTTTAAAACTCCATACAGATATGTTTCTTGGTATACCGGGGAAACTTTTTTTAGGATTAATGGGAATGCTTTTCATAATATCCATTGTTTCAGGAATCGTTCTTTATGGGCCAATTATGAAAAAGTACGACTTTGGAATGGTCCGTAAAAATAAATCCAAGAGACTTAAATGGCTGGATACTCATAACTTATTGGGGATTGCCATTACTGCGTGGATGGTTGTCGTAGGATTTACAGGTGTAATCAATACTCTTTCTGATGTAATTGTTGGTCTTTGGCAACAAGGCCAGCTGGCAGAAATGACCGCTCCTTATAAGAATCAGAAGCCATTGACCGGACACTTCAGTTCATTGGAAGATGCTAAGAAAGCAGCAGAAAATACGATTAAAGATATGAAAGTATCTATAATTGCTTACCCAGGCACTGATTTCACAAGTAAACACCATTACGCAGTTTTTATGCGTGGAAATACTGAACTTACTTCAAAACTTTTAAAACCTGTACTAATAGATGCAAAAACCGGAACTGTAACAGATTCCAGGGATATGCCATGGTATGTTAATGCACTTTTTATTTCTGAGCCTCTACATTTTGGAAATTATGGAGGTATGATACTGAAGGTTGTATGGACCGTTTTTGATGTTTTTACAATTCTTGTTCTCATCACGGGTCTTTATTTATGGATCGCCAGAAGAAAGTCTGAAAAACAGCAAATGAAATTAATGACACCCAAAAATACAGGAAGATGA